Genomic segment of Passer domesticus isolate bPasDom1 chromosome 4, bPasDom1.hap1, whole genome shotgun sequence:
gccctgccagccccgagCCCACCCGGGGCAGCACCGGCAGGCGAAGGCGCCTGGGGGGAGCGCTGGGCTGCGGCTGCTTTGGGCTGGGCACGGCCCCGGGACTGCTGCTCCTGAGGGAACTGCAGGCCATCTCCTCAATCACCAAACTAAGGGGAGAAGCAAGGTCAGGAGCTGGCCGGGATCAATCTCAGGGGTCTTTCCCACTCCAGATGGTTTTATTCGGGGATTGTGCCCTGCACAACGGCAGTACCACTCAGCTGGCGGCATGGGGAGCCACCTCCGTGCCACTCGGCTCCTTGTCGGCCAGCTCGGGTGCCTCTGCCAGCCACGggcagctccctggctgccgGGCACGTGGATGCGCCCAGCGGTCGGACGGCTCTCACCTATTGCAAGCAGCAGGCAATGGGCACGGGGAAAACGCAGCAGGCGGAGAGCCAGGAGAGGCAGGTGCCGGGGGAGCCCGCCCGGAGCGGCTCCtccgggcgggggcgggggaGCCGGGCCGAGCTGGGCCCTCGGCGTGGAGCGGGGAGCCCCGGGCCGAGAGCGCGCTCCGGGACTGGGGGCCGGCCCTGTCGGGGGCTGACCGTGGGGACCGCACCGTGCACGGGGCGCTGCGGCGGGACCGGGGGGCCGAGCGGGGCTGCGGTCTGCCGGGAGCCCCGAGCGGGGCCGCCTCTCCCCGTCGGGAGGCTCGGGGCGGCACagggccgggagcggcggggcccggggTGCGGGCGCGCTCCCGGTgcgcgctcccggccccgcagcGCGCCCCCTGGCGGACACGGAGCGCGCTGCCGCGCGGCGCCCCCTTGTGGCCGCGAGACagcggggcggggccggtgccgAGCAGGGGCGGGGCCGTGCAGGGGCGCGTgcgaggggcggggccggcacagGTGTGAGGGGCGGGGACACAGAGCGCCAGGCTGCGCCACAGAGCGCGTGCGCGGCGCGGGACAGCACAGCGCGTGCGCGGCTCGGGACAGCACAGCGCGTGCGCGGCGCGGGGCCGACACAGGTGTGAGCGGGGCGGGGCCGACACAGGTGCGCGGCGCTCCAGGGCGgctgcgcggggcggggccgaggGCATTTAAACCCCGGGCGCCGCCTCAGGCGCCATTTTCCGCCCAGCGCCCGGCGGTGCCGCGCGCTGCCGGTGCGGGCTCCTCAGGCGGGGCTCGGGTGACGTTCTCTCTGCCCCTCTTTCCTCCTCCGCCTACCCCTTACCCTCTCCTGCCCGGCTCCCCATTCCCTCCTCTCCATGACCCTCTAGCCACCTCGACCCCCgactttcctttcctttcctttcctttcctttcctttcctttcctttccttttcctttcctctcctctcctctcctctcctctcctctcctctcctctcctctcctctcctctcctctcctctcctctcctctcctctcctctcctctcatTTCCCTTTCTCTTGCCCTGTGTCATCCCCGTCTctctcccctctgtccccctatATCTGTCCCCTGTCCTCCTCATCCCCTTtatttcccctctctcctttaTCCCCCTATCTCCCCTGTCTGTCCCCTTATCCCCCTTATTCCCGTCTCTCTCCCTTATCCCCCTCTCCTTCATCCCCCTatctctctccctcccccccCGTCTCTCTCCCTTCTCCCCCTTTCTCTCCTTTATTCCCCCTTATTTCCCCTGTCTCTCTCCCCTCAGTCCCCCTCTGTCTGTCCCCTGTCCTCCTCATCCCCTTtatttcccctctctcctttaTCCCCCCTTATTTCCCCTGTCTCTCTCCCTTCTCCCCGTCTCTCTCCCCTCAGTCCTGTCCGTGCCTGTCGGTCTGTGTGTGCCGCAGCCGCGGGGTTCGGGGTGCCGGATAATAAAGCCCCGAGGGCCGGAGCCGGCGCCCCTCTCTCGGTTgccgcgggccgggcccgctGTGCGGGTCCCCCCGGCAGCTGCCAGCGCCGCCCGCAGTGCGGCTGCGGCTGTGCCCGCACCGCCCGGGGCCAGGGCGGGCCCTGCTCGAGAGGGTCCGGGCAGGGGTTCGGGACGGGCCCCTCGTGAGGAGGGGTCCgggaggggtcccggggtgggtcggggaggggtcccggggtgGGTTGGGGAGGGGCCCCTCCGGAGGAGGGGGcccggggaggggcggggggcggccccTCCGGAGGGGGGGGCCCGGGGTGGGAGGGGTTGGGGGGTCCGccccccctcagcccctcccggCCCGGGCCCCTCCTACCGGCCGGGACCCGCCCCGGGGCcctccccgggacccctccTGCGGAccgggccggggagggggggggggggtgggggtgggtgggggggggggttggggggggggggggagagagGAGGCGGGACTGCTGCTGTTCGACACAAAAATAACACATAACAAAATCATGGCCCAGAGTGACGTGACCCCCCTCTGCTACCCCccccccctcccaccccccccctcccacccccccccccaaccctcccgcccccccccctcccaccccccccccccccccaaccctCCCGCCCCCCCCCGGCCCGGTCCGCAggaggggtcccggggaggGCCCGGGGCGGGTCCCGGCCGGAGGAGGGGCCCGGGccgggaggggctgaggggggcGGACCCCCCCAACCCCTCCCACCCCGGGCCCCCCCTCCGGAggggccgccccccgcccctccccgggCCCCCTCCTCCGGAGGGGCCCTCCCCGACCCACAACTCCCGGGACCCCTCCCGGACCCCTCCTCACGAGGGGCCCGTCCCGAACCCCTGCCCGGACCCCCCACCCTCGCTGAGGCCCCGGCCCGGACCCCTCCCGAGCAGGGCCCGCCCTGGCCCCGGGCGGTGCGGGCACAGCCGCAGCCGCACTGCGGGCGGCGCTGGCAGCTGCCGGGGGGACCCGCACagcgggcccggcccgcggcAACCGAGAGAGGGGGCGCCGGCTCCGGCCCTCGGGGCTTTATTATCCGGCACCCCGAACGCCGCGGCTGCGGCACACACAGACCGACAGGACTGAGGGGAGAGAGACAGGAGAAATAAGGGGGGAtaaaggagagaggggaaataAAGGGGATGAGGAGGACAGGGGACAGACAGAGGGGGACTGAGGGGAGAGAGACAGGGGAAATAAGGGGGAATAAAGGAGAGAAAGGGGGAGAAGGGAGAGAGACGgggggggagggagagagatAGGGGGATGAAGGAGAGGGGGATAAGGGAGAGAGACGGGAATAAGGGGGATAAGGGGACAGACAGGGGAGATAGGGGGAtaaaggagagaggggaaataAAGGGGATGAGGAGGACAGGGGACAGATatagggggacagaggggagagAGACGGGGATGACACAGGGCAAGAGAAAGGGAAAtgagagggaggagaggagaggagaggagaggagaggaagaggaggaggagagggagaggagaggagaggagaggagaggagaggagaggagaggagaggagaggagaggagagagaggagaggagaggagaggagaggagaggagaggagaggagagtgagaggagaggagaggagaggagaggagaggagaggagaggagaggagaggagaggagaggagagggagaggaaggaaaggaaaggaaaggaaaggaaaggaaaggaaaggaaaggaaaggaaaggaaagggaaaggaaaggaaaggaaaggaaaggaaaggaaaggaaaggaaaggaaaggaaaggaagaggcGGGGGTCGAGGGTGGCTAGAGGGTCATGGAGAGGAGGGAATGGGGAGCCGGGCAGGAGAGGGTAAGGGGTAGGCGGAGGAGGAAAGAGGGGCAGAGAGAACGTCACCCGAAGCCCCGCCTGAGGAGCCCGCACCGGCAGCGCGCGGCACCGCCGGGCGCTGGGGCGGAAAATGGCGCCTGAGGCGGCGCCCGGGGTTTAAATGCcctcggccccgccccgcgcagcCGCCCTGGAGCGCCGCGCACCTGTGTCGGCCCCGCCCCGCTCACACCTGTGTCGGCCCCGCGCCGCGCACGCGCTGTGCTGTCCCGAGCCGCGCACGCGCTCTGTGGCGCAGCCTGGCGCTCTGTGGCCCCGCCCCTACACctgtgccggccccgcccctccaCGCGCCCCTGCACGGCCCCGCCCCTGCTcggcaccggccccgccccgctGTCTCGCGGCCACAAGGGGGCGCCGCGCTGCAGGGCGCTCCGTGTCCGCCAGGGGGCgcgctgcggggccgggcccgcccggcGGGGAGCGGCCGGGAGCGCGCCCGCAccccgggccccgccgctcTCGAGAGCGCGCACCGGGAGCGCCCCCGCAccccgggccccgccgctcTCGGGAGCGCGCACCGGGAGCGCCCCCGCATCCCGGGCCCCGCCGCTCTCGGGAGCGCGCACCGGGAGCGCCCCCGCACCCCGGGCTCCGCCGCTCCCGGGAGCGCGCACCGGGAGCGCCCCCGCACCCCGGTtccggggccgctcccggcgGGCACCGCTCGGGCCCGGAGCGgtgcggcgggagcggggccggggctgtgggaccgagcgctgcccgcgcccgctcgCGGGGCGCTGCCGCCTCTCCCCCGCGGGCTGCGGGTCCCGGCCGGATCGGGGCTGGGACCGGGCTGGGACCGGGCACggcccagcctggcctcgaTGCCCTCCCGCTCCGCTGGCGGGACGAGGCGGGCCGCAAGCGGCTGATGGAGCTCCCAGCCGGAGCCGGGATGGGGCGCTCGCCTCCCGCCGGGGTCTGCCGGGGGGTTCCCCGGCTGTGTTTTCTCCCCCCGTCGGGAGGCTCGGGGCCGTATCGGGCTCGGATCGGTGTCTGTACCGGGATCGGTATCGGGCCCGGATCGGTACCGGTACCGTGATGGGGCCCGGATCCCGCCGGGCGCCCTCCGGCGGACACGGAGCGCGCTGCAGCGCGACCCCGCGCGGGCCGTGCCCCCgccggtcccggtgccggtgtCCGCTGCCGGGGCCCGGAGCGCGGCcgctgccagcgctgcctcCAGCGCTTCCCGCCCCGGCTGCCTTCGGGACTCGGGAGTTTCCACAGCGGCTTTTCCCTGCCCCGGtaaggagcagctcagctgccagctgagatcccatcccctccctcaATGTCCCCACGCGTCACAGTCTCCCGTGGCAAAACTGCCGCTTTTAAAAACTCCGTTGAAATATTTAATCTTTATTTCCAGTCGGGGAAGGTCCTGCCTGGGATGGAAATGGCTAAAAATAGAGGAAACAAAAATGCCAAAACCAGACACTGCCACGTGAGCCAAAGCAGCCAAAGCCTCGGGGTGGCCAAGGTTTGTTTTATTGTCACGTCTGAGCCCTCTGCTGATGGCCAGTGCCACCCTCACttcccccagggacccccaggatggTGCCAGAGTTGGATTTTTGGGGCCCCGATCCCCTCACAGCATTAAAGGGCTCCATCCTGGAGACTTCTTACAGGGGAGCAGAATTGCACATGGAACTTCGGTGACCACTGAGAAATGAGAGACCTGTGATAAAAACCCTTTTTTAAAGGATAAGATCAACAATTTCTCTACAGCAGTTGAGCAGCTCCGATATCCGTGTGACACAGCCTCCAATTCCATCTCCAGATTCGAGCTTGCCAAAAGGAAGTCACCTGCCCTCAGCGTAAATATTTAGTACACAAAATACTGTCAAGAAACCCACTTTTAATAAATATCTGCAGTTCTCACTCCTATACACAAGTACTTTACAGCGCCGTGCCGGGGACTGCGcggccagctgggctgggacaaggtggggatggaCATAAATTAATTCTTGCAGTCGGATGCGCCACGGGCGGGGAGGTTTGGAGCTGATCCACGCTGGAAATATAAATATCTCTCACACCTTGAAATCCACCTTGAAACTGCTTTAaacaccagcccttggaatggCAGAACTTGATGGCCGGCACCTGGCACTGGAACAATACAGGAAAACAGTTGTGGGACAGCACAAAACTCTTACAATAATGCCGCTTTCCTGCATTTACCCAACAGCTGCAGTGGTGCTCGTGCAACGTCTGTTTCCAGGGAGACACGAGTCCTGAGGGTTCATTCGGGCTGGGACAAGTGTTTTGTTGAGTGTCCATGCCTGGTCCTGCCTGCAGTGGGGCATTTCCTGCAATGCGGGTGTTCAGAGCCCAAAACCACGGGGCTGCTGAGGTGAGGGCTAACTTTtgggcccagagctggacagagCCCTCAGCAACTCCCACTCACTGCCAGGAAGGTTCCCGTAGTGTTTCCTCTGCGTGTCCCAGCCGGCCTGGGAAGGAGGGgtgggaggaggccgggagcacCAGAAAGTGAACCAGCACTTCTTGTCCTTTGTATTTACAGGGGacgagctgtgccctgcagtgccctgcccggggcacGCAGCGCGCTCCGCGGTGTCCGGAGGTCAGGGAGTCACACAGAGTGCCAAACAGCCCCTTGCCGTGGCTGTCCTGCACGAGCCTTCCCGCTCATCGTTCCACAGGGGCGGCCCTCGGAGGCCATCGCTTCCCTTCGGGCCCCTCGCCCTTCCCGGAGGTCCTGGCTGGTGCAGGAGCCCCCGCTGCcaccagaggcagagccagcgccggggcactgccagagctgaggctgctgctgttggcaggGGCCTGCTGCAGCAAAGCCAACAGCCGTGAAGTCTTGCCAGCCGCGGGAGCTCTCCAGTGCGGAAcgctgctggcacctctgggctcGGGGCTGGATGGCGGCGTGCGCCGCTCGGCCTGCTGTGCTTCCCAAGGCAGCCGGCTTGGAGAGCTGCTCCCGGGCAGCGGCCGAGCCCCGGCGGGCACCGCGGGCGCCGTTGGAGCCCTCGGCAGGCTGCCCGCATCCAGTGCCGCATCCCCctcggtgccagcccctccgggtgctgggaagctgctgcttcGCCGGCCGCAGGACTCGCAGCACAGCCTGTGGtagccagggatggagcagtacCGCGCCAGCACTTCCATCTGGCAGAAGATGGACTTgtctcccaggcagggctcatCTGTAAAACAAATGTCCCGGGGATGGGAACCCACTGATGGGCACTTGGGAAATGTTGGCACATTGTGTTTTTAGAGGAGCACAGATAGCAATTCCCAGTGCCAACCTCCCAGAGCTCCCACACACACTGGGTACGTCCtacccaccccaaatcccttcccccaaattccagccTGAGAGGACATCATCCATCAGCAGCATTAAAGCCAAGGCAATCATCCCTTCCAGAAATTAAATCCCAAGCAATAGCCCTCAGAGACaccttaaaataaaatgttagaGTCAGAGGAAGTTTTGTTCAGACTAAGTTTGGTGTTTTTCAGGGACCAAAGGGAATTGCAGCACTGATGAAAAGCTGTAACAGTGGGTCACACCTGAGGTGTCCTGTGCCCTGAAGGTGGGGATTTTCATCCTCAGGAAAAAGAACTTCCAGAGGCTCTTCTGGAAGCTTTGAACCAAAATCAGCTTTCTGCAGGGAAAGATGtcctcacctgggcacaggggcagccTCACCATGGGCTGGAAGCGCATCCAGGcacctccttctcctgcttTAAAACATCAACTGGAGCCTGAGCTCAGAGCGGGTGAGAATCAGCTCAGTTCCAAGGAACTCAGTAAAATACTCCACAAGGACACCACTGGGGCTGGGGGATAAGGGTTATAAATAGCAAATTCTATGAACTATAGACATGTCCTTGTCCTGATCCTGCTGAGCTTCCTCAGAAGCCTTGCTGGCTCCTGACAAACCTGGtgtcaaagcagcagctctgcatgggCATAGCTGTGCTCCATGAGGCACTGCATCCCAGGCTCAGTGTGGAATTCTGGCCTAGAGGTACAATTCCTTCTGCCTCCCCATAGTGACAGTGACCCCTTTTTGGTCCTGTCCTCTCATGGTTCATTTTGGAGTATCCATTTGTGCTGCTTTAGATTCCACAACCCCTCCCACAGCGTGGAGATTTGGGGTTATGCTTCTCCAGTTCCAGCAGGTTGACTGCTTTTCCTACCAGCTCCTGAACAGTGCCAGGGCCACCACGAGGGAGTTAAAGCCCCAATAAACCCCAAATCCTACAGAGGGAATAATCCAAAGGAAGAAATGCATTGTTTCATAAAAAGCTTGAAAACCCGAGGAAATTTCTATGAAAACAATGTAATGGATTCCCAGGAACCTCATTAATGCTCTTGGTTCCatgtttatgtatttttattccCTCACTTGGCAGCTTGCAGAATTTACCCTGGGATTTAGAGGTCAAGCAGGGTTTGTTTTGAATGAAccttcagctccagctccagtcTGTGCCAACATGACTCGGGCCAGTGTGGTTAAACCCTGTCTGAGCACTCGTAGAGGACAGACCCTGGTGTGTGGAGCTGTGACATCCTGAGGCTGCTGAACACGAGAGAAAAGCTGCACTCTGTGTGTGacccctgtgccagcagggtGCTCTCCAGGGAGGAATCATGCCCCCCACTGCAGCCATTCCAGCTATTCTCTTACCATCACAGGGAGCGAGTTTACAGGCCCTGACGGACTGTGGCCGCTCCCCCTCGCAGCGGTCCCCAGCGCGGCACAGCACCTGCCGGCTCTCCGTCCCCTCCCCGCACGTCACCGAGCACTGCGGGACACAGAGGGCACAGTCAGGGCACACCGTGGCACGGCACTTGGCAGCAATTCCCACGGGCCGGCTTCTGGGACAGGCCGGTGCTGCCCCCACCCCCCGCTGCCCACCTGGGACCAGGGCCCGGCTTTCCAGGGCGCGGGGCACGGCGCCCGGTTGCAGGAGCGCCGGCTCTCGGGGCGATCCCCGCCGCAGAGCTTGGCGGGCACGGAGCGGTTGGTGCCGTCCGCGAGGGGCTGGATGCAGCGCACCGTGCGCAGCTGGTAGCCAGAATTCCCACACGTTTTGGTGCAGTGCTCCCACtcatctgctgcccagctgggaagggaaatggAGTCACACACCGTCAAGTGTTAACCTTTTtgtcctgctgtggctgcctcaccCCTGGAGCCAGCTCATCTAGTGGAAAAActcccttcccacagcagggggctggaaagagatgagctttaaggtggCTCCCAACCCCATCTATTCCatgattttatatatatatatatatatatatatacacatatgtatTACAACCACCCAATCAGATTAGTATCCATGCTTAGACAGGTAGAAACTCCCTGCCATATTCAGGAACAGGCAAGCTGTCAGCATGCCCTCAAATTCATCCCACCCCATCTGGCTGGGGCTACCCTGTGCAAAGGAACCATCCCTGCTCTCCGTGCCCAGCTGCACTCACAGGGGCTCTGTGCACTCCTGCAGGTTGCACATCCTGCGGATGGGCTTTGGCTTTTTGCTGCCTTCGCAGAAGCTTCGATGAACCATCTTGTTGTTGCCCTTCCTGCGGCACCCGTACTTGGTGTACTGGAACCCTGGGAAACGTGTCAGAGGAATCAGAAGAATCAGGTCCTTGTTAGAATGTTTGGCTTAAATAGGGTTTTCTGGCCTAGTGAATGGGTATACAGGACAGGTATTTTCGAATTTGCATTCCCCATTATTTGCCCAAGAACCGTGGACAGACCATGAGTACAGGGACTGCTCAGGAGTATCAATGCCTGAGTTTGGGCATCCAAAGTAGCTTTGGAGTCTGAATTTAAACACCGAAagaagccttttttttcctaggcTGGAAGTGTGACACCTGGGAACAATCATGCACTTCAGGTATTTTAAGCCCGAGCCCTAAAATAACAAACCGCTGTTAAAAAAGGGAAGCCAGGAACCTAAATCATTCCCTTTCCGCAGTGTTTTGG
This window contains:
- the LOC135299830 gene encoding basic proline-rich protein-like, whose protein sequence is MGSRAGEAWRSVAPPLHLCRPRPSTRPCTAPPLLGTGPAPLSRGHKGAPRCRALRVRQGARCGAGPARRGAAGSAPAPRAPPLSRARTGSAPAPRAPPLSGARTGSAPASRAPPLSGARTGSAPAPRAPPLPGARTGSAPAPRFRGRSRRAPLGPGAVRRERGRGCGTERCPRPLAGRCRLSPAGCGSRPDRGWDRAGTGHGPAWPRCPPAPLAGRGGPQAADGAPSRSRDGALASRRGLPGGSPAVFSPPVGRLGAVSGSDRCLYRDRYRARIGTGTVMGPGSRRAPSGGHGARCSATPRGPCPRRSRCRCPLPGPGARPLPALPPALPAPAAFGTREFPQRLFPAPSGKVLPGMEMAKNRGNKNAKTRHCHVSQSSQSLGVAKVCFIVTSEPSADGQCHPHFPQGPPGWCQSWIFGAPIPSQH